A single window of Lacerta agilis isolate rLacAgi1 chromosome 12, rLacAgi1.pri, whole genome shotgun sequence DNA harbors:
- the BET1 gene encoding BET1 homolog, producing the protein MRRAGLGEGAAGGNYGYSNSGYSVFEEENEKLTESLRSKVTTIKSLSIEIGSEVKQQNKMLAEMDNEFDTTSGFLGATMGRLKTLSRGSQTKLLCYMMLFSLFVFFVIYWIIKLR; encoded by the exons ATGAGGAGGGCCGGGCTGG GTGAAGGAGCTGCTGGCGGCAATTATGGCTACAGCAACAGTGGGTACAGTGTATTTGAGGAAGAAAATGAGAAGTTAACTGAAAGTTTGCGTTCAAAAGTCACTACCATAAAATCA CTTTCCATTGAAATTGGATCAGAAgttaaacagcaaaataaaatgctAGCTGAAATG GACAATGAATTTGATACAACAAGTGGATTTCTTGGTGCCACGATGGGTAGACTGAAAACACTCTCCAGAGGAAGCCAAACAAAACTCTTATGCTACATGATGCTGTTTTCACTGTTCGTTTTTTTTGTAATTTACTGGATTATTAAATTGAGGTGA